ACGCTacattgagtattttctattgaaatataaaatagtattaacagtgggaaaaattcccaaatgaaaatacgtacatttGACTTTGTTTGGAATTGGACGACTACTAAGAGATatttaaaagctgaaaagtactgcaaataaaagataaaatacccgactatagattccaatattcattttgaacataaaattgacagattttgagacatcgaccgaacaaaaccaagatatagaaaaatcgcgtgatttaaaaaacacatgtatctccgaatctcgtgccaatcaacattttttattaccagattcgtgttcactgggcatagatctatgagAAAAGtgatatctcgtctctgaaccaaaaaaaagtcatcatttgtcgaagtgttatttaattttttcaatgcaaagttttttactatttaagtTATTTTTGTATGGTTGCGTAAAAAAACCATTATTCAATGAGTCAGCAGCCACCATAGTGTTAAACGTCAATTAATTTCAATCTATACAATTATTAAATCGTATATCGAGGATTGGCGGATTGTGCGAACTCAgtgcggacgtgtgtttgtgtgttgttcccgataagtatgtagaattttgtgtcAAATTGAGACTAAAGAGGAGATGCTGGGATGAGTATTTATGTAGATGAGTATTTAGCTCTTTAGCTCTATGTACTAactggcgcctcgcaagttagtaaatattcaaaatcattatctatgcttgatttcataatactttaaatggaatttaaatttataatattttcatatttacataattacccacataatttcgatcacatttcttttgataataatttattatcaacgtcgattgatttattaatgatagtgttacgtacgccgcggattaagcgaatagaatcccagagactatgtgaccgttcaagggttatctgttaacggattaactaagtgcttacacttagaccaacggatatctgttattggattaactaagtgcttgcacttacttccaggattatatctggactctaagtgcatttaggctaaacaatgaccattattagtcctttctcagaatagGTACGGGGAggcccaatgtcgtggaaaaaCATATCCAAATACGTGACTATaaaacaggtaaacagattagacgtcctgagagatctaccctttataaggcggtacgtaggcgatatcatgtcattctggactgagcactgccagtgcgtgtatctccttaatcatcaataaatgctgtgaaacgactgttggccttttatttggatcctccacccacccctacgcaacaatagtattgataatattttacgttgaattatttcatatttaataatttaatattgagtgttgaatggtttaatatttaatgttggaattatttcataattgattacaaatatttcgagaaaatgacattctcaaatctcgagattcaaatattccgagaaaatgagattctcgaatctcgagaatcaaaatagtcgagaaatcacaacctctacggcagcggccactaagcgttgtgcacccaacgtgatgcaaatatgagtcagcggtaGTGCTTCCAAtaccggaaggttacttcaacACCGGGATTGTGGTACTAGGAATtttcgatcccgggatcccggtgctagcaccgggatttaaaatgtataagaaaaaaagttcaattgcatgttttcatatttcaaaaacgatcaattgcattttgcaaactctcccgatgttttaCGCAAAatatactcccatattggcatactaattttgagagtttggctacattctttaaattttcggttcgcatccataaatttctaagattaaataaaacacatccaaaaacgtaattaaataaagtaaaaaacatcgctttgattcattaattcgttttttacaaatagtttgtaccgtctagtaattattcatcgaaacaatccacctaatataaaaaaaaataaaactccaattacatttactttatgtacaaaattcggTTGTGACCAACTTACGActttatctaaatatgtatatgaggaatataagaaggataaaaaacaaaattcgataatcgaacgtcacacataccggctatgagcgttttcaatacaaattgaacaaatatgtaggaaaacttacacaagacaaaagttctacttccggcttacgaattccgaccaaagCCTTGTCAACtctatgttagtacaaaaagaatacaaatataaattttcagctaaatatgttcagggcgtggaaagaatcgttgtcacaacatttttgacttttctaaaagaaaacaaacccacctattttattgtatgtagtatttttcgcaagccggcgtcaaaatgggtcagagaaaacaaatggactatgattgtcattgctcatcccactattgttcattatataatgttgttttatgatttttccttattatttttgtaaaaataatatttttaaataaatttttctagcaccgtaatcccggtattcagactagtttcagcatcgggattcacggtaccagaaaacacccgggatcccgggatcccgggatcggaagcCTTAGTCAGCGGCCACCATCGTGTTTAAGTTGTAAGTTGTAATAAgacatcaatttaaaaattgatttagtGTGTCAAATAACTTAAAAGATAATAacgtttgaaaattttgaattatctatttttttttatgcaatTGTATAAACGTGGAAATCTCACCataaattttagaaaattgtCATTTATAACTGCAGTTATCATCTAAGAATgatttattttgtgtatttaattgAACACTTAAAGGAATAGTGTATGCTCCAGTTATGTTTACTCAATTGCATGAATGTAGACAATCGTCTAGACATATGTTGATAATTGCATTTGATATGCAAATTTATGAAGAGTTTTATAGTATAAAAGGcataaagaaaaatctaattcaACAGACAATAGTCAGCTCTTACAATGTTGTTCAAATGTGTTTTAGTATTCGCATTCATTGGGCACATCagtgagttttattttatttaattataaatatcaaataaaatttataatatattagaaaataaatgtatgatatTTTAGTGGATTACTCaacatatttataaatcgaGTGTGATTCAAGAACATTAAAAGCTTCATAAAAAcggaaataaaataagaaatcgCTAATATGCTTCGGAACTGAAAATATTGCTTAAAGTAAATGTGTGTAATATGTTATAGGTGCTTGCCCCCATGGATGTGGAAAAAATGAAGTGTATTCAGAATGCACGGGGCATTGCGAAGGAACTTGCGACAACCCACATCCTGCGTGTCCTTATATATGTCAATCAGGTTGTATTTGCAGACCAGGTTATTTGAGAAATACTGCAACGGGATTATGTGTTCCAGCAGACAGTTGTCCTTGTAGTATGTTTTTATAGTTTTCTTTAACGTGTCTATTTTTTATACGTGCTCAATcttttataatgtataataattatttatatatatatatatatatatatatatatatatatatatatatatatatatatatatatatatatatatatatatatatatatatatatatatatatatatatatatatatatatatatatatatatatatatatatatatatatatatatatatatatatatatatatatatatatggagttcggtctttcgtgtcatgcggggaagacgtgcttctgcgttcttcccgctattactcgcttaaacccggctattgcacgaaatttaatctaaaaacttaaccatctaatcacttattttactaattgcatcctagtataatttaagtgtaaaaataaacagcaaatcggtcgtaaaaagcggttttatatcagttatttcgaaaaattttgtgctaatttttgtgtcaaatctgagcaaaagaatatacgaacgagatacatctccttacctgaatacaaaaaaagggtccttcgacagtcaagtcggtcccacagaagcaataaatcttccacataattgcttccagccaaaaatctttaacgaactttacttaatagaataatagcaaacagaaacggtgtttcccaactgtctatcagttctttttcatatttaaattatattaaagtaattcgtgtaattttatattctttactaaagttattattaaaatattaaattgcaaaccgcactcacatatataaatccgttgtctccaaagaggcgtctcacgataaagatctgtaaaaaagtagtataacaattgctaatctattattatcataactaactactttcacttacaaagtaaccctgttaaatggcatgtaataactcataagtgatccaagtgatacctagaatgactatctgtcaaagctgaccacagagaagagtctatggcggtaagaactcactccttgaatggaaatctctctcaagtaccgcctttttctcaacacatcttggataaatgcgagaaaaataatatccaaacctccaacaaggtaagagtgacgatggatgatagcttagctaatagaaacctgtatttagccacgtacaatgtaagaacgttatcgagtgaaggaagtgtgcttgcattagagaatgaattagaaaatatcaaatgggatatagtaggacttagtgaagtaagacgaaaacagcaaaaccaaataatcctaaaaagtggtaactgtctctactggagagggctaccaaatggtagaataggaggagtagggtttcttatcaataagagaatagaaagaaatattatagaaataagcgacatatcggaacgtatatgctatatagtattaagaatctcgagcaggtacacttgtcaaatcttccaagtgtacgcccccacatctagccacccagacgaggaaatagaagacttctacgaaaaaatacaggacgcatacgataatagccgtcaccactttaaaataatcatgggcgactttaacgcaaaaataggacaaaaggcaaatacagaaagagcagtagacaaagaaacgacagaggcgatcgcctcatagaattcgcagaacacaacaggctctttatcactaattcatttttcaggaaaaacaccaacaataagtggacttgggagagtcctaaaggagacagaaacgagatcgatttcatcctaacaaatgccctgcactccgttaaagacgttagtgttttaagtaaagtagatataggtagcgatcacagataagtccgtgccaagatggccattaatataaattgcgaacgtaggaaattaataaaaggatgcagtaactctccagatttcgctcaactaaggtctaggaaaaaggaattcgaactcgaacttggaaatcgatacgggaaatttaacccagaagcagacatcgaggaattgaacactgtaattagttcggttctaacctcaacaggtaagaaattaggtggattcaggaaacagattaaattaagcaaaatttcagcggaaacaaaaaacctaactaagcataaaaggaatttagatagggataataataagcaagaatacaatctagtaaataaggaaattaaaaagagaatagtcagggatgtcagggattttaacagcaagctaatagaaaataccattaagaataaccgtagcctgaaaaagtgcaaacaggatcttttcttaggcaaaaaccaaatgatcgcaatcagatcagagagcggagtaataattaggaatagagaagaaatcatagacagagtttacacgttctatgcaaaactatacgagaacgacaacggccaattccccgctctggaatcgacacacggccaaagggttcctgcagtattgcctagcgaagtagaggccgcgctaaaaactgcaaagaacggtaaaaccccaggggaagataatattcccattgacttactaaaatgtggcggcccccccctaattaatatcttagctaggcttttcagcaaatgcatccagaaccaagctataccagaaggatggaataacgcaactatcattttaatacacaaaaaaggcgacaaaaacgatatcaagaactaccgacccattagtttactttcagcggtctacaagctcttcacgaaggttattacagaaaggctgaagaatatcctcgacgagaaccaacctatagagcaggcagggtttagggcaaatttcagcacaatggaccacctccaagtagttggcgaactaatcgagcgcgccaacgaatatcaacggccattgtgcctaggtttcgtcgattatgagaaagccttcgatacagttagtcataatgcagtacttaacgctctacaaacacagggagtgccggaaccctatgtgggactgttagctgcaatatataagaatgccacagcttcggttaaaattttttcaggtacagatagatttagcataggaaaaggagtaagacaaggagatacaatctcgcccaagttatttaatgcggtgcttgagggagttttcaggaacttggattgggatacagccggagtaagcatcaatggtcgctttttgagtcacctgccgttcgcagacgatatagttttagtagctcgtgattcagctgacctacttatcagactaacacagctggacagggaaagtagaaaagtaggattaaaaattaacgtagataagactaaactaatgttcaatagttattgcatgcctgatagaatttcccttagatgataaaccagtagaagtagtaaataattatttatatttaggtcaaataattgacatgtctggtagtaaaaatgaagagataaagagacgtatgaaattagggtggagtgcatttggacggatgaatgctgtttttaaatcaaaaatgccactctgcctgaagaaaaggatctttgatcaatgcgttttgccagtgatgacgtatggatgtgaaacttggacactgaacgccaagatgcaaaataaaagccaatgcactcaaagaagtatggaacgctgtatgcttggcataacgaggaaagacaggaagcggaacacgtgggtgagaaatatgacaagggtagtggacatagtggatagagtgaagagattgaaatggcaatgggcgggtcacgtagctaggaggatggacgaaaggtggacaaaagaagtgcttgaatggtacccgagagaaggcaaaagagtaaaaggaaaaccgcaaggaagatgggtgaacgaaattaggaaaatgtgcggaatgagatggatgagtgttgcgcaaaacagagacgagtggaagcgtgttggagaggccttcatccagcagtggatggtgaatggctgtaaatgatgatgatgatgatgatgataccaGGTACCAAGTAccagctgtattacccggcttcgctcggtatttttaatataaccgcataaacatgactaatctaatagtaaacattttattaaaaaaaaaaattaaaaattaatttttttttttaaatttatttatttatttttttagtcatgtttaagcgatttatattaaaaatttccgaGCGAAGCCTTATTTTgaagattaatttgaaactgaaacattcacttatcgaaacgtatcaagaaacggaaacgggaacgggaattgcatgcgttattggacgatagaactttcaggatttattgtatgcatatccgggaagcttactgtgaaaatcggccaaaaacaggaacggaaaaacggaaaaaacgggaatgagtggcattgcaacgcaataatttcaaatgtttttagggtaaaatacacaaataatagaataatttcaaatgtgttcgctgcctgcgtttttccgacaaatgggaacgggaacgagaacgagaaccggaacgggaacgggaacgggaacgggaacgggaacgggaacgggaacgggaacgggaacgggaacgggaacgggaacgggaacgggaacgggaacgggaacgggaacgggaacgggaacgggaacgggaacgggaacgggaacgggaacgggaacgggaacgggaacgggaacgggaacgggaacgggaacgggaacgggaacgggaacgggaacgggaacgggaacgggaacgggaacgggaacgggaacgggaacgggaacgggaacgggaacgggaacgggaacgggaacgggaacgggaacgggaacgggaacgggaacgggaatgggaacgggaattggaacaggaacgggaattgcatgcgttattgtggtattgcaacgcatgccgggttcatgCAGAGGACCAAATGAAGTATTTTCACGTTGCAGAGGACACTGGTGGTACTTGCGATAGACCAAATCCACCATGCCCTCGCATGTGTAAACCAGGTTGCATTTGTAGGGACggctatttgaaaaatattcaaaggGGAAAATGTCCTTGTAGAATGtattatagattttttatgtgtatatacaattttgtatgTGCTTAGCTTATATGATTGtaatattaaacatatgtacatatattctcgtAGGAAAATGTTACGGAGCAAACGAAGAATATTCACACTGCGGAGGACACTGCGACACACATTGTAATGATCTACCCGATAAAATTTGTCATACAGCTTGTATCCCAGGATGCATTTGCAAAAAGGGCTATGCTAGGGATTCTCGTGGACATTGCATcccaattaaaaattgtattccaagtgagtaatatgtacatacaatgtgcatatgtttgtatttgtttttaattattaaaattgaatgttaCTATGTGGTCGCCTGGTTTTCAACGTGTTAAAGTGTCCCAAAGATTATTAACATTTTATAATAGATTATTGATTTGTGGTCATAGACAATTGTTGTATTACCTATACATTGATAGAAATGAAagctacaaacatacatacatacatatatactattagataataatcaatataatcaatgtgaatgttcttttattttatgttttggcCTAGATTTATAGTCgaataatttgtaattttagaATGTGGAAAAAATGAACAGTACAAAGAATGCGGCACAGCTTGTCCAGACACGTGTGATAACTGGAGAACTCCGAGAGCGTGTATTCTACTTTGTGTTCCAGGATGTTTTTGCTTGCCGGGATACGTAAGAAACACAAAGACAAATGAATGCGTTCGTCCTTGTGAATGTCCATGTCGTAAGCGATATTTAATTCATAATCTTAATCACaagtattaatttatatttataaatgaagaataacattttatttctgtatttaCAGAGGAAATCGTACCATATTAAAAGAagatgttaaaaattatattatttgtcaTGAGACGATAcgaaacatttttcaatgattatcaatttttatatacaaataatttgaCCGAGAAATATATGTGAATTATTGCTTCAAAAATGTCTAGTTTATAATTAAAACTGTTATCATTCTTTTAAATTATCCATGAAATACaatattgtgtaaaaaaaaaaattttattttcacccATTGAGctcaaatgaaatcagatattaacaaaaaattttatatcacccatatacatatatatttaaatgacaaAGAAAacgtattaatattaattataattaaaattttacataaaatttaaatacttattatttcaacacttattatttcaactatatacaattaaaaaaagtttttttaccacggtttttattttaaaatttttagtttactagttatataaccggagtagaacttttaaatcagctgataactaaaaataaaactatcactgtttgatctgtgtacatgtattaagcctgtattggttagaaagttttggAGGAAGAAACAACTGAAATTTGAGATTATGGGCTAAACTTCAATGGGGCCTAGCTTTGTTTGTTGCTGGAAAACTTATGTTaatgatattaacaattagatacaacataacttaaatcgatatatagcggctatatgccattacacgaagctatacgctaaatttgaaatttatatatacatatgagagttaaaactataaatatttatatattagagacaacgagaacctataaagcaaattttataaaatatagattgaaaaaagaaaaatctgacatggcgaaaagtgagaacagtctaaacaaacggtggatgaacgtcaacgactatctcacCGGGCACATTTCAAAcacgtcttacacgatatttttgcaccatcgtaatggcggaggatccatttacttatattgatgaccaaaatgagcaatatgccAAAgtaaaaaaacgatcggataagaggcaaactttttcctgaattgtaatcgtaagtgaaacgtaaaggaggtttgtaataataaaatttgcagttttatttacatattcttTGCTTGCGAGTTATTAAGACTAAACTATTACTTtagttaatatattataatataataattgagtTATTTAGACTAAACTACACTTTTTGTATCTTAATTTTGGTCTCATATACTTATACTCATACTTAGGtttgtcaggcgtcccgattaattgggattgtcaccagttttaagtttcgtgtcccggtgtcccgaacaaacctctcgggacaTCCAAATGTCTCggtttactattttttaaaatcctaCAGaagttttcaactttttttaagaattaaaacatatgtaacataaactataaacagATAGTCGATGTCTGGACAGTCTGGTAcacactgcagcaatattcaaaaatgaactatttgtctctgtcgtatactttctggagaactgTGTGTAGAAGGGAGGCAAAAAATGTGCAAAATGTGtatcaatttatcttgaatcgaAAATTTTCTCACACTCAGAATGATTCATCAGTGATAAATCATttatgtttatgtgtatatatatgtacatatatatttttaagttagATGTTTATGTTTGCTTTGTTCCTATTcgttggtttatattatattgtcaatTGTTTTTAAAACTATATCTCCATGGCCGATGCGTATATTTTTATGGTGCGTATATAGTTTGCATATATCTTTGTCTgtaattttcttttgatttttacaagcctattcttactttcacttacgatttgtAAGTCAGAAGAAATTTGTTACTGTTTTCCGATACATATCTTTAAATACAATGTCCGGTAACATTTTCGGTATCGTggctagggtttctgacccgggtcgacccgggacagacattcccggtaattcacggaatttttgttgtcccgtgtcccgggaatttttatctcgaatcccgggaattggatttaaaaaattcttttaaacatacaacattttcacgactgcacgaagggaaatattaaatcaaatccacaaagaatcgtaaaatattctcaaaaattaaaatcgaagaaagaagaagattaaaactgatttttttaacataaaatttaaataattctgattttataccgatcaaaacattcttta
This Arctopsyche grandis isolate Sample6627 chromosome 7, ASM5162203v2, whole genome shotgun sequence DNA region includes the following protein-coding sequences:
- the LOC143914379 gene encoding serine protease inhibitor swm-1-like: MLFKCVLVFAFIGHISACPHGCGKNEVYSECTGHCEGTCDNPHPACPYICQSGCICRPGYLRNTATGLCVPADSCPCRKCYGANEEYSHCGGHCDTHCNDLPDKICHTACIPGCICKKGYARDSRGHCIPIKNCIPKCGKNEQYKECGTACPDTCDNWRTPRACILLCVPGCFCLPGYVRNTKTNECVRPCECPCQEIVPY